A part of Plasmodium cynomolgi strain B DNA, scaffold: 1361, whole genome shotgun sequence genomic DNA contains:
- a CDS encoding hypothetical protein (putative) yields the protein MFKFLTKNNEHCEDYILCIMIARNLIKLSKLNGIERIQYCHYFIHWLYDKIGTIYSKSTNNIKDKTTVNKIFNVGYMILQKLGINDCYYDVLNLDLVQNKERKYLHDYFENYNYIDCNTSYNNKCKQYCEHIIYINELYKKYIEECCTYYSKDEYSDYCKYYFKCDQNYNPYKLYTKLDCSKVLSSDNKKMEEVKISLVQDYVQQLIYAYRNKFNLIKNEYTSENLCKDFICDTFYIKYKLNIKNKTIYVNTYI from the exons atGTTCAAATTTCTTACCAAAAATAATGAACATTGTGAAGATTATATCCTGTGTATTATGATTGCAcgaaatttaataaaattgtctaAATTGAATGGAATAGAACGTATTCAATATTGCCATTATTTTATCCATTGGTTGTATGATAAAATAGGAACAATTTACAGCAAATCAACGAATAATATAAAGGATAAAACTAccgttaataaaatatttaatgtaGGTTATATGATTCTTCAGAAGCTAGGTATAAATGATTGTTACTATGACGTCCTTAATCTAGATTTAGTTCAAAAtaaggaaagaaaatatttacatgattattttgaaaattataattacattGATTGTAACACATCTTATAATAACAAATGTAAACAATATTGCGAACAtatcatttatattaatgaactatataagaaatatatagaaGAATGCTGTACATATTATAGCAAAGATGAATATTCTGATTATTGCAAATATTATTTCAAATGTGATCAAAATTATAACCCATATAAACTATATACAAAACTAGATTGTTCCAAAGTCTTATCATctgacaataaaaaaatggaagaagtaaaaatttcTCTTGTTCAGGATTATGTACAACAGTTAATATATGCCTAtcgtaataaatttaatttaataaaaaatgaatatacgTCAGAAAATCTTTGTAAAGATTTCATATGTGACACTTTCTATAT taaatataaattaaacattaaaaataagacGATCTATgttaatacatatatttaa